The Xiphophorus maculatus strain JP 163 A chromosome 5, X_maculatus-5.0-male, whole genome shotgun sequence nucleotide sequence agtcaataattccttaaaataaatgaaaaaatactagttatatgtgaaataatgtgCCAGTGTAACAAGACGTATTATAATCTGCAatatggcagattatttcacttacagctAGTATTTCTTCTCATCAGTATAAAGgaatttttgacttaaaacaagctcctatgtcttgctgaaaagttacttgttagcTTTGTCTATTTGTACTAGAGAccagaccaaaaacacttgtgATTTGTGTCGCGTAgcatcagctttatttttttctgattggaATCTGCAGAATTTATTAGTCTACAATTACTACCTGAGTATGTTtgtctaaaaagaaaacaggaattACTGTCATTCTAGCACATCTGAATGCATCGCTAAAGAGAGACAACCTCTTGCCCAGAGCAAAACGTTTTGCCTCTCTTTAGTGATGTAACTCATTTAGCCTCTCCTTCAGACTGCAGTTGGGTTTGCCCACTTGCCTTCTTCCCATGGGCCGCAGACTAAGGGGCATGTCCAGTTTTTCTTGGCACCGAGTCTGTCCTGTCTTGGTTACACAACAGTTCTCTCGCATCAGCGAAGCCGTGCAATTTGAGCTCTGGGCTGTTCTGCATTTGAACTGTATTACATTTTAGTTGAGGTGAGAGACGTTTAGTGTGGGCgtgctgctttctttctttttcttttagtaaaacAGACGAGAAAGCAAGCCGTTTTTACACAGAAGTGGGACGGATTCTCGACTAATGTGGGATGAGCTAAATATAGTGCTCTACCCACAAAGTGGGTGGAACTAATGGGGGGTTTAAAGGATGTTTTCAAGCTGCTTTGGTGTTCTTAAACTGTCTGCAATCTGCTGGGGGCTCACCCTTcaattgttttttgtctgtttgtttgcgCCTACACTAAATATGTAGCCTGATCTCCATGGTGGCAGCAACTGCAATGAtgcttgttttttgtcttttatgtaCAGTACTGAATTCAATTGGAAATATGtgatcagttaaaaaaaaaactgtgactgAAGGTGGTTGTggctactgctaactagctgctaatataccctagctagctagttagcttttTTGTGCCCATCATGAGCCGTCGTTGCCACCGGCTCACATCTATTGCCAACCCATACGATGCTGcgggtcttaaattttgtcgtCGCTGCTCTtacaaagtcttaaatttgtgcTGGTGgaacctgcagaaaatgtttcgGCTCATGTTTCCGCTGACGAACATACCGGAGACactaaagctgcagtttctcaccttcttttatttattttccccttGTTAAGTGAACATGAGCAGATGTCAGGGCAGTACCTTTATCTCTGACATTTACCTGCAGGTGGAGCGGGAGGAAAGGGTGTGTGGGGAAGATCAGGTGAAGTTTACGAACCGGTGGAGGTGGACAAGAAAGACCCTAACTTTGACGAAGATCAGGTAATTACATTTGCATTTAGGACAATCGTTTAGCGGCGTATTCACTCGGATTTGAACTACACTTAGGGTTTTGGAAGTAGTTACTTTGTAAAATATCCTCTGTTTTTGCTGTTCTGCTCACAAGCAAAACAAGCTAAAATTAGCCGGTTGTTTAGTTGTTAATAACAGGTTTAAAGGTAAAATTTTGAAGCTTGTGGTGCAGGTTTGGCATTTGTTCAGCTGACACAAGAAAATGGAAAGTAattgtccttttctttttcgACAGGAAAACTGTGTGTACGAGACTGTGGTGCCTCCGCTGGATGAGAGGGACTTCGAGAAGACGGTCACCCCCATAGTGCAAGAGTACTTTGAACACGGAGATACAAACGAAGTAGCGGTAAGTGCTCCAAAGTGTAGAAAGTAGGCCTTGAGAAAGTAGCTCAAACTAAATTTCTTTTCCCATTTTTGTCAGGAGCTGCTTGCGGACCTGAACCTGGGCCCTATGCGGAGCGAGGTCCCGTCGCTCGCCGTGTCTCTGGCCCTGGAGGCCAAGGCCAGCCAGCGGGAGCTCACCTCCAGGCTGCTGGTGGACCTGTGCGGAAGCGTTCTCTCCCACAGCGACATGGAGTCCTCTTTCGACAAGCTGCTCAGAGATCTGCCTGATCTGGTCCTGGATACACCTGGAGCGCCTCAAGTGAGTTTCCAAAACCTCCGACTGAAGGGTGTGTTGCCGAGGGTTGACATTGTTCGCTTTttgaaagtgtgtgtgtctgtttttagtGAAGTTTCAAGCAGGGTTTAGGTGTTGGAGATCACCCAAAGCCATGAtgacacattttgctggactaTACTTTGTCCcagaaatataaacaattacgttgttgtttttaagactaatTTTAAGTACTAGATTGACAAtttcataataatgcaagtttgctTCCAATAAACCTTTAATTATGTACAGAACACTTCACACTgcaactggaagatattttaaatatccaaaacaaaacacaactaaaaacaataaacaccacacacaaatcaaaaccacaaataaaatggattctgatGTCTCTGTGGCAAAATTGCCTTTCAAAGAATATTATTCATCAGAAAGGAGTTTTTAATCATTCAtacaattaatcatttaattgcGACAGGCTTAATCACTCCTCTGAAGCAACCAACTCGTATATGATGGTGCGCAAAAGACAGCTGTACAAGTTGAGTTCACAGTTTGCAGCAAGCCATGTTAATAATTGTTTGGTAACTATTACTACTTTATGTCCATCCCACGTTACACAATCCGTTCTTTTCAAGGCTTCTAGTTTCGTTTCTGAAGGAGGAGTTTTACCTCTGCTGGTGGTTTGGCAGAGGGGAATAACGCTGCGGTTTTATCTGTTGGCTTGCAAGAGAAGAGCCACTGTGTGCGTCTGTGAGCTCTTTCCTTTTCAGTCTGCGCACACATGAAATCCTTTTGCATTGTCTATCGTTTCTTGTAAAATGCAAActcagcagcaaaaaaaaacaacaacaaaaaaacatggccCACTCCCCTCCTTACACGGTCTGATTTATCTGACCAGTCGTCtgccctctctctctttttctgtctcttgcCCCTCGGTGGGTTTGGTGGGGCTTTATGTCGGCCCTTCCCCCACACCTCTGTATACGCCGCACTTTCACTCGGGGGTTCTCTCAGTTTCGCACGCGCTCGGTCTGGCCTCTGCGACGCGCCGCGTTGTAATGTAGCTGCCTCTGGTctggaagagaaacaatgagCGCATGCTTTGTGGAGGCCAAAACAGCAAAGCCGGCTCTTTCCTTTCCCAAAGCCGTGCGGCCCACGCTACTGTCAACAAAGACACATGTCCCCCAGAGGCCACCGTTGTTATGTCAGTGTTTGTTTGGGATGCTTGCACTTCATTACAGCTGTGGCACGgtacttgtgtttttgcagcaaacatgaaaacatctcATTTACTCAGTTGGCTTCTAATTCAGGGTGTCTGTGCGTTCTCAGTCTTGACTTTGGCTAAAAGTAAATTCAAGACTGATGAACTAAATgtcttcagttcattttaaaaactaagtttgcctttaatatttcaatcacaggttttaaatttttgtcttgacaggactatttaatcttgtatattcTACGTTTATTTACGTAAATTTATTGCCATTTCTGTGGATGTGTAGCTCTTAAATTTGAGTCGGTGAAACCTGCACAAATTCTGTAATATACCGGagagaaaaaggttttaagaaagaaatgttgaaatttttaTTGCACAAATCTAGTGTTGTTTAacgattttaaaatgtacattctTATTTATGTTCTCCTTTCAGTTGGTCGGCCAGTTCATTGCTCGGGCTGTTAGTGACCAGATATTGTCCAAAAGCTACATCGACGGCTACAAAGGCAAAGTTGATTGTGAACATGCAAGGTACGCGACGTTTATTTATGGAAGCACTTCTATTTGTCTTCTATTGTCCGTTTACTACTCCATGCTGAAAATGTGACCCAATTTAGCAGATTATTGCCTTGGTGAGTCAAACCATAAAGTTCTCACTGCAAACAGGGAGCTGAAATGACATTTTCAGTTGTACTAGCTAAAAATTGACACTCATAATGGGTTATTTAAATTGTTAGGTAAGATTAAGTGCATCAAAAACGACTGTTGAGCAAATAGCTGAGCAAACTGCAGTATAGATGTGGAAAAATTTACAGTTTTGCGGCAGAGACAGTTTGATGGATTGGTGGATATGACTTTATGAGCCTAAGTACGGATctgagtaaatatttagttcagaaACTTTCAAGTGTTTCTATCCTGTTAGTTTGAAGCATCAGTTAATACACCCTCTCCCCCAAAGATTGTCACTTTTAAGTTCAAAACGTTAGGCTGGCAGTGTGAAATTGGTCTATTCCAAGATTCGAGACATTGGTTCAGAATCCAAACGCAGGCACTTCCAAAAGTATCCGAATTGagttcaataaaattaaatattaatagaaaCATTTGAAGAGACTCGATTGACTTGACTTGAAATTCCTGTAAACCACACAAATTGACTTGCTTTATCAAATCTGCAGAGCGGCGCTAGATCGAGCAGCCGTGCTGCTGAAGATGAGTATGGGTGGCCTTCGCATCGACAACCATTGGGGGACGGGCGGAGGCCAGCGACCCGTCATACAACTCATCAAAGAGGTAGAGTACAATCTAGTGATTGCACTTCACTAGACAGAGAAGTGTAGTCTTTGCTTTCTAGTAAAGTGAAGATTGCCCTTGAAAACATGGGAACTTTTGacattcattaaaatgtattcattgaAATACAGTATCACAATTCcaggcttttaaaaaatatattattataaatatgcAACCAAAACATAAATCATATTTAGCTAAAACTGAACAAGTTTCGTTCTGGATCCGCCGTTTTAAGATGAACCTGCTGCTGAAGGAGTACAGCCTGTCTGGAGACGGCAAGGAGGCGGAGAGATGCCTACGAGACCTGGAGGTCCCGCATTTCCACCACGAGTTTGTCTATGAGGTACGCGCAGCTTCTCACCTGCCTCCCTACTGTAGGAGCTGCTGCATATTTTCAGTTGCGTTTTCTGAAAACCTGTGGCGCTCTCGGCAGGCCATCGTGATGGTGTTGGAATCCCGAGgggagaaaacattcaaaatggtGCTGCAGCTACTCAAGTCGCTCTCTCTGTCTTCCATCATCACTGAGGACCAAATGCGAAGGGTAGGGAGCCACCTGCTGTTTGAATCAGGCACTGCAAGTGAAACTCATTCCATCCTGAAGatgattgttttatgttttatttctttccccTTCCAGGGCTACGAACGAGTTTACATGGACATCGATGAGATAAACATCGACGTTCCTCTTGCGTATTTTATCCTGGAGCAATTTGTGGAGAAGAGCTTTCACATGGGAGTCATTGGTGTAAAATTAAGAGACCAGTGTCCGCACCGGTGAGTACTcttttaatttcacacaaaTGTCTGCAGAGGTCCGACGGTGTTTTCCCGCTGCGCTCATCGACGCTCTCTGCGATCTGTTTGTCAGGAACCGAAAGAGGTTCGTCAGCGAGGGAGACGGCGGAGTTGTGAAATTTGAACGGTACTGATTAGGCCTTTCGATGAGCCAGAATACCTGAaaagaagtggaagaaaaaagaaaaacttaccTTTTTACttgcattcttttttttgttttttgaatggTGAAGTAAAATGTTCTCCCTTCCAACGGTCTAATTCtgggtaaaaagaaaagctgcactTTTGATTTAAACTGAAGTAGACCACTTTACTTCAAAGTGTTTCTATACAAACATTTACATAAGCTATCCCTTAAAGTGCCACACCTCTCAGTGTCAGTCATTCCATGTTGTTTTGTAcagttatttttccttttctgttttactgctactccttttgttttccaaaagcaGTGTTTGTACCAAGATAACTAATTTGTGATAAGAGCTTTATGAATCtgtggaagaaataaaaaataaataaataaagggagGGTGTTAGTTCAATGTCATAACGGGTGTAAAACTGGCTGCTGTTTTTATATGCTGTGCTTCACTTCTGCGCTGTGCTAGAAcacatcaaaacaaagaaacatccaTCATATAACGTAACataatggtttatttttgtacttgGGCAGCAACTTATGGCaaaaatttctttgtttattgattaaataattataaaatatttgggggttttttccctATCATTGTCactattaaaataatctctACATGTTGCACAATTCCTCAGATGAGCCGCCGCTACCAACAAACTTGTTATGAGCCTGCCGTCTTCCTACCGCAGGAGCTGCTGCATATTTTCAGTTGCGTTTTCTGAAAACCTGTGGCGCTCTCGGCAGGCCGTCGTGATGGTGTTGGAGTCCCGAGGCGAGAAAACATTCAAGATGGTGCTGACTTGCTTAAACGCAGACGCTTacttaaaagcaaaaagtataACTTAAGTTTGTTCCACTGATTTCTCGCCAATGTTTGAGTCATTGGACTTGTGCTCTCTATCAAAACGTcgtgtagtttatttttttgtgtggtttcaaGTCTTCAGCTGGGCATCTGCTGTCCTTGCTCCTTCATTGCCAGTTCCTGCTGCTTGACGGCCTCTTGCGCCTCCATCTGCATCTTCTCCAGTTTCTCCAGGGTGACTGATTTGAGTGGGAGCAGCTTTGGCTTGCACAGAACCATGGTTGGGACGTCTTCCATGTAGAGCTGTCCTGTAGAcgcagcaacaacaaaaaaaaagcctctgaaAGTTATTTTTCGAAAAATAACCTGggtttattatttaattgctAAACATCCATTTCACATGTTTGCTCTATGCTTTATTCTGAAAAGTCAGAGAAGTTCCTCCCTGATTATGTTCATTATAGACACAGCAACACAGaatgtgcaaacattttcatgCTATTAtcgggattttttttatgtgatcgATCAACGCAAAAGAATACTTTGGAGTGGGGAGGGGTGGTATATGAAACTCCAAAAAGTCTCATGCATATCTATTCACATACTCTTAGTCCTGATGTCTCTACTTAAAGTGGGATGTTATAATTATTCAGACCAAGAGGTCCAAGGAAAGACTGATGACTTGTGGAAGATGATCAGATGAGACAAATCAGGGTTCGTACACTTTTCCCACAATCAACATTTCCATTGTATATTTTGAAACTTTCTCAGAATcactttggagataaaagcAATACAAGTGAACGAAAAATTCACTATTACTTgtcatttattactgttattgaTAATCACTTATGATAGTACCAACATTCTACAGCAGggaaaacactaaataaaatataacaaaatctATGTTATGAAATGTCTCTCAAACATGCACTATACACTTGAATAGTCTGAGAACAGAACattaatttaacaaagaaaatccccAGATTCCAATAATGTTgtttaacatataaaatataagccGACCTTTATTTCAATCAAATCTTAGAGCCATTATGAATATTCAATTCATTGAAATAGTCTAAATAAATTGTGTCATGGTAAATAACCTTTATGGCTCAAACTAAATACTTTAACATAATATACAAACACAGTTACAAAAAGAATCTCTAAAAAGCGTTCTTGCtaagttttctgtcatttaccaaatagaaataattttggtagtTAACTGATCTATAACAAGAAAATTTGactttagtgaaaaaaaaaaagtctattacttctttcaaatgtaaataacGTTTTCCTAActttaggcttttaatcaaacgttaCATTATTAGAAAACTAATAACAGTTTtaatatcaagcactttcaaggactttattTGTCCTTGAAATATTTGTGACTGCAGTAGAGGTTTAACTTTCAGTGGAAACAGAAACCCATTtttagcttcttcttctttttttttttatagcaaatatgatttttggttaaaaaacaaaagattagccttttcagattcttatttGCAAACCATTTAGAAAAtcttgtattattttcctttaaccTCAGCGCTGTACACAGTTATGTCTTGCTGGATCGcagaaaatcccaataaaatccattgAGATTTTTCATAACTTGGCAAATTATGAGGAGGTCCAGAGGGTACGAATAGTTTAGCAAAGATTTCTATtcctagttcaaatatcttaacTGGTTAAATGAGTGCAGATACTGATAATAAGAAGGGAGCACAGAGGAATCTTTGACTAGTTATGCGAGGGTTTGCTGGTTTCTCAACAGTCCACAAGTCATACGGAGCATCCACAAACAAGCTTTTGTAACTACTGCTGTCCAGATGCAAACCTTGTTTAGGCAGAACTTCTCTCAATATTGACTTGACCTCGGGCATCGCTGTGTCTTGTGGGCGCGTGCTGAaaggtaaaatatatatatatatatatgtatttttctttttactttaaaacatatCTG carries:
- the pdcd4 gene encoding programmed cell death protein 4 gives rise to the protein MAADCEAWLNANPVEAVDLSDSFISAEEDNGGSGVSNKNVINEINGNWVSSSSSNIQEARLKAKAKRRLRKNSSRDSGRGDSLSDNGEVVRGTSMAPTSPKSKLLDRKSRMGKGRGLPKKGGAGGKGVWGRSGEVYEPVEVDKKDPNFDEDQENCVYETVVPPLDERDFEKTVTPIVQEYFEHGDTNEVAELLADLNLGPMRSEVPSLAVSLALEAKASQRELTSRLLVDLCGSVLSHSDMESSFDKLLRDLPDLVLDTPGAPQLVGQFIARAVSDQILSKSYIDGYKGKVDCEHARAALDRAAVLLKMSMGGLRIDNHWGTGGGQRPVIQLIKEMNLLLKEYSLSGDGKEAERCLRDLEVPHFHHEFVYEAIVMVLESRGEKTFKMVLQLLKSLSLSSIITEDQMRRGYERVYMDIDEINIDVPLAYFILEQFVEKSFHMGVIGVKLRDQCPHRNRKRFVSEGDGGVVKFERY